From the genome of Pseudomonas sp. Teo4, one region includes:
- the katG gene encoding catalase/peroxidase HPI — protein sequence MSNESKCPFHQTAGGGTTNRDWWPDQLNLRILHQHSSKSDPMDTGFDYAKAFKSLDFQALKKDLTALMTDSQDWWPADFGHYGPLFIRMAWHSAGTYRIGDGRGGAGSGQQRFAPLNSWPDNVSLDKARRLLWPIKQKYGNKISWADLIVLTGNVALESMGFKTFGFSGGRADVWEPDEDVYWGSEKVWLGGDTRYGKAQPPGKGDLVAEPAKRPEEESRTLAGERNLENPLAAVQMGLIYVNPEGPEGNPDPVASGVDIRETFGRMAMNDEETVALIAGGHAFGKTHGAGPADNVGPEPEAAGLELQGLGWANKFGTGKGGDAITSGLEVIWTSTPTKWSNEYLNNLFNFEWELTKSPAGAHQWRPKEGKGAGTVPDAHDPAKRHAPSMLTSDLALRFDPIYEPIARRFKDNPDQLADAFARAWYKLIHRDMGPLARYLGPEMPNEELLWQDPLPKVDHPLVGEQDIAALKAKVLASGLSVAELVGAAWASASTFRGSDKRGGANGARLRLAPQKDWAANQGVGKVLAALEKIQSEFNSGGKKVSLADLIVLAGNAAVEKAAKDAGHNVSVPFHPGRTDASQAQTDVDSFAVLEPLADGFRNFTKARYSVKAEKLLLDKAQLLTLTAPELTVLIGGLRVLGANHGGAKHGVFTDKPGTLSNDFFRNLLDMGVEWKSTSADNEAFEGRDRKTGQVKWTGTRVDLVFGSHAQLRALSEVYGSSDGNGKFVNDFVAAWAKVMELDRFDLRS from the coding sequence ATGTCGAACGAATCGAAATGCCCGTTCCATCAAACCGCAGGTGGCGGCACCACCAACCGTGACTGGTGGCCTGACCAGCTCAACCTCAGGATTCTCCACCAACATTCTTCGAAGTCCGACCCGATGGACACCGGCTTCGACTACGCCAAGGCGTTCAAGAGCCTGGACTTCCAGGCGCTGAAGAAAGACCTGACCGCCTTGATGACTGACTCCCAGGACTGGTGGCCCGCCGACTTCGGCCACTACGGCCCGCTGTTCATCCGCATGGCCTGGCACAGCGCCGGCACCTACCGGATCGGTGACGGCCGTGGTGGTGCGGGCTCTGGCCAGCAGCGTTTCGCCCCGCTCAACAGCTGGCCGGACAACGTCAGCCTGGACAAGGCCCGGCGCCTGCTGTGGCCGATCAAGCAGAAGTACGGCAACAAGATTTCCTGGGCCGACCTGATCGTGCTTACCGGCAACGTCGCGCTTGAGTCCATGGGCTTCAAGACCTTCGGTTTCTCTGGCGGGCGTGCCGATGTCTGGGAGCCGGACGAGGATGTGTACTGGGGCTCGGAAAAGGTCTGGCTCGGTGGCGATACCCGCTATGGCAAGGCCCAGCCTCCCGGCAAAGGCGACCTGGTAGCCGAACCGGCCAAGCGCCCCGAGGAAGAAAGCCGCACCCTGGCCGGCGAGCGTAACCTGGAAAACCCGCTGGCCGCCGTGCAGATGGGCCTGATCTACGTGAACCCGGAAGGCCCGGAGGGCAACCCCGACCCAGTGGCTTCGGGCGTAGACATCCGTGAAACCTTTGGCCGTATGGCCATGAACGATGAAGAAACCGTGGCGCTGATCGCGGGCGGCCACGCCTTTGGCAAGACCCATGGCGCCGGCCCGGCCGACAACGTCGGCCCCGAGCCTGAAGCGGCGGGCCTGGAGCTGCAGGGTCTGGGCTGGGCCAACAAGTTCGGCACCGGCAAGGGGGGTGATGCCATCACCAGCGGCCTGGAGGTGATCTGGACCTCGACCCCAACCAAGTGGAGCAACGAGTACCTCAACAACCTGTTCAACTTCGAATGGGAACTGACCAAGAGCCCGGCCGGTGCCCACCAGTGGCGGCCGAAAGAAGGCAAGGGGGCGGGCACCGTGCCGGATGCCCATGACCCGGCCAAGCGCCATGCGCCGTCCATGCTCACCTCTGACCTGGCGCTGCGTTTCGACCCGATCTACGAGCCGATTGCCCGTCGCTTCAAGGACAACCCTGACCAACTGGCCGACGCCTTCGCCCGCGCCTGGTACAAGTTGATCCACCGCGACATGGGGCCGCTGGCCCGCTACCTGGGCCCGGAAATGCCCAACGAGGAGCTGCTGTGGCAAGACCCGCTACCCAAGGTCGACCACCCGCTGGTGGGCGAGCAGGACATCGCGGCGCTCAAGGCCAAGGTGCTGGCGTCTGGCCTCAGTGTCGCTGAACTGGTCGGCGCCGCCTGGGCTTCGGCCTCGACCTTCCGCGGTTCGGACAAGCGTGGTGGCGCCAACGGCGCTCGCCTGCGTCTGGCGCCACAAAAGGACTGGGCTGCCAACCAGGGTGTAGGCAAAGTGCTTGCGGCGCTGGAAAAGATCCAAAGCGAGTTCAACAGCGGCGGTAAAAAGGTCTCGCTGGCCGACCTGATCGTGCTGGCCGGCAACGCGGCCGTGGAAAAGGCCGCCAAGGACGCCGGGCACAACGTCAGCGTGCCGTTCCACCCGGGGCGCACCGATGCCAGCCAGGCGCAGACTGATGTCGACTCGTTCGCCGTGCTGGAGCCGTTGGCTGATGGTTTCCGCAACTTCACCAAGGCCCGCTACAGCGTCAAGGCCGAGAAGCTGCTGCTGGACAAGGCGCAGTTGCTGACCCTGACCGCGCCGGAGCTGACCGTGCTGATCGGTGGTCTGCGTGTACTGGGGGCCAACCACGGCGGGGCCAAACACGGGGTGTTCACCGACAAGCCCGGCACCCTGAGCAATGACTTCTTCCGCAACCTGCTGGACATGGGCGTGGAGTGGAAGTCCACCTCGGCCGACAACGAAGCCTTCGAGGGCCGCGATCGCAAGACCGGCCAAGTGAAGTGGACCGGCACCCGGGTCGACCTGGTGTTTGGCTCCCATGCCCAATTGCGCGCACTAAGCGAGGTGTATGGCAGCAGCGATGGCAACGGCAAGTTCGTCAACGATTTCGTGGCGGCTTGGGCCAAAGTGATGGAACTCGACCGCTTCGATCTGCGCAGCTGA
- a CDS encoding GGDEF domain-containing protein: MALDPPTMLTISIALAAAAALYLAIEWRSVREPSLLFWSAGFATITIGSTLALLRGIGLLLIGIWFANGLLVVAHWFFLAGVLRFTQAKLSRAWLLIVLVWFALLLLPVGPQWSKVMLMVNSLLVALLTLRASFLLRPHGKSLSVGAVQLRYVLLIHGLFYVAKAVIAITPGTLIDLATFGGLIIQISLVEGAMAIMLIALSMTGTVRYRREERIARLAARDPLTALYNRRALEVRAPHLFKEVSTARPGALLLIDIDNFKLVNDLHGHGAGDRLLVSLSEMIRALLPERSLAARLGGDEFVILLSDASRERVEALGGRLREQFQQGAAQTLPTPQAVTLSIGANLFDQPPASLAALLEQGDMALYQSKRGGRDSIRLVDRTVESPVG, from the coding sequence ATGGCGCTTGATCCACCTACGATGCTGACCATTTCCATCGCCCTGGCAGCGGCTGCTGCCTTGTACCTGGCGATCGAGTGGCGCAGCGTCCGTGAACCTTCGTTGCTTTTCTGGAGCGCGGGTTTCGCCACCATCACCATCGGCTCCACCTTGGCCTTGCTGCGCGGAATCGGCCTGTTGCTGATCGGGATCTGGTTCGCCAACGGCTTGCTGGTGGTCGCCCACTGGTTCTTCCTGGCGGGTGTGTTGCGCTTCACCCAGGCGAAGTTGTCCAGGGCGTGGTTGCTGATCGTACTGGTGTGGTTTGCCTTGTTGCTGTTGCCGGTGGGGCCGCAGTGGTCGAAGGTCATGTTGATGGTCAACTCGTTGCTGGTGGCGCTGCTGACGCTCCGGGCCAGCTTCCTGTTGCGACCGCATGGCAAGTCGTTGAGCGTTGGCGCGGTGCAGTTGCGTTATGTGCTGCTCATCCATGGGCTGTTCTATGTCGCCAAGGCCGTCATCGCGATAACCCCGGGTACGCTGATCGATCTGGCCACCTTTGGCGGTTTGATCATTCAGATTTCCCTGGTCGAGGGAGCGATGGCGATCATGCTGATCGCCTTGTCGATGACCGGCACCGTGCGTTACCGACGCGAGGAACGCATCGCCAGGCTGGCCGCACGCGACCCGCTTACAGCCCTGTACAACCGCCGGGCCCTGGAAGTGCGCGCACCTCACCTGTTCAAGGAGGTCAGCACGGCCCGACCAGGGGCCTTGCTGTTGATCGATATCGACAACTTCAAACTGGTCAACGACCTGCATGGCCATGGTGCTGGCGACCGCCTGCTGGTCAGCCTCAGCGAGATGATTCGCGCATTGCTGCCAGAGCGCTCGCTCGCCGCTCGGTTGGGGGGCGATGAGTTCGTGATCCTGCTCAGCGATGCAAGCCGTGAGCGGGTGGAGGCACTGGGTGGCCGGTTGCGTGAGCAGTTTCAGCAGGGGGCGGCGCAGACCCTACCGACACCGCAGGCGGTGACCTTGAGCATCGGCGCCAACCTGTTCGACCAGCCGCCGGCCAGTTTGGCCGCGCTGCTCGAACAGGGGGATATGGCGTTGTATCAGTCCAAGCGGGGTGGGCGTGACAGCATTCGGTTGGTCGACCGGACGGTGGAAAGCCCGGTCGGCTAG
- the ppnN gene encoding nucleotide 5'-monophosphate nucleosidase PpnN, with product MPQRHVINASVSPKGSLETLSQREVQQLSEVGTGSLYTLFRQCALAILNTGAHVDNAKTILEAYQDFEVRIHQQDRGVRLELLNAPADAFVDGEMIASTREMLFSALRDIVYTESELASQRIDLESSQGITDYVFHLLRNARTLRPGVEPKMVVCWGGHSISSEEYQYTKKVGHELGLRKLDVCTGCGPGVMKGPMKGATIAHAKQRMHGSRYLGLTEPGIIAAEAPNPIVNELVILPDIEKRLEAFVRVGHGIIIFPGGAGTAEEFLYLLGILMHPDNKDLPFPVILTGPRSAEPYLQQLHQFVGSTLGEAAHSLYEIIIDDPAEVARHMVEGLKEVKQFRRERNDAFHFNWLLKIEESFQRPFDPTHQNMADLELRRDLPPHELAANLRRAFSGIVAGNVKDKGIRLIEEHGPYQIRGDRTVMDPLGRLLQAFVDQHRMKLPGGAAYVPCYQVVA from the coding sequence ATGCCCCAACGCCATGTCATCAATGCATCCGTCAGCCCCAAAGGCAGCCTGGAAACGCTGTCGCAACGTGAAGTCCAACAACTGAGTGAAGTCGGTACCGGTAGCCTCTACACCCTGTTCCGCCAGTGCGCCCTGGCCATCCTCAACACCGGCGCCCATGTCGACAATGCCAAGACCATCCTCGAGGCCTATCAGGACTTCGAGGTCCGCATTCATCAACAAGATCGCGGCGTACGCCTGGAGCTGCTCAATGCCCCGGCCGACGCCTTCGTCGATGGCGAAATGATCGCCAGCACCCGTGAAATGCTGTTCAGCGCCCTGCGCGATATCGTCTACACCGAAAGCGAACTGGCCAGCCAGCGCATCGACCTGGAAAGCTCCCAGGGTATCACCGACTACGTCTTCCACCTGCTGCGCAACGCGCGCACCCTGCGCCCGGGCGTGGAGCCGAAGATGGTGGTGTGCTGGGGCGGTCACTCGATCAGCAGCGAGGAATACCAGTACACCAAGAAGGTCGGCCACGAGCTGGGCCTGCGCAAGCTGGACGTCTGCACCGGCTGCGGGCCGGGCGTGATGAAGGGCCCGATGAAGGGCGCCACCATTGCCCACGCCAAACAACGCATGCACGGCAGCCGCTACCTGGGGCTGACCGAGCCAGGCATCATCGCCGCCGAGGCGCCCAACCCGATCGTCAACGAACTGGTGATTCTGCCGGACATCGAGAAGCGCCTGGAAGCCTTCGTCCGTGTCGGCCACGGCATCATCATCTTCCCAGGCGGCGCGGGCACGGCCGAAGAGTTCCTGTATCTGCTGGGTATCCTCATGCACCCAGACAACAAGGACCTGCCCTTCCCGGTCATTCTCACCGGCCCGCGCAGTGCCGAGCCCTACTTGCAGCAGCTACACCAGTTCGTCGGTTCGACCCTGGGCGAGGCCGCCCACAGCCTGTACGAGATCATCATCGACGACCCGGCCGAGGTGGCCCGGCACATGGTCGAAGGCCTCAAGGAGGTGAAGCAGTTCCGCCGCGAGCGCAACGACGCCTTCCACTTCAACTGGTTGCTGAAGATCGAGGAAAGCTTCCAGCGCCCGTTCGACCCCACCCACCAGAACATGGCAGACCTGGAGCTGCGCCGGGATCTACCGCCCCATGAGCTGGCCGCCAATCTGCGCCGGGCGTTTTCCGGGATCGTGGCCGGCAACGTCAAGGACAAGGGCATCCGCCTGATTGAGGAGCACGGGCCGTACCAGATTCGTGGCGATCGCACAGTGATGGACCCCTTGGGCCGTCTGTTGCAGGCCTTCGTCGACCAGCACCGGATGAAACTGCCCGGCGGCGCGGCCTATGTGCCGTGCTATCAGGTCGTGGCCTGA
- a CDS encoding M24 family metallopeptidase — MQMPKTLKIRNGEKVQPTFSAQEYAARHARLRAYMAEHDIEAAIFTSYHNVNYYSDFLYCSFGRPYALVITQDKVVSISANIDGGQPWRRTVGTDNIVYTDWQRDNFFVAIQQALPLASRIGVEYDHLNLQNHAKLAACYPKAELLDIGAPCMRMRMIKSAEEQALIRHGARVADIGGAAVVEALRDQVPEYEVALHATQAMVREIARSFPDAELMDTWTWFQSGLNTDGAHNPVTSRKVNKGDILSLNCFPMIAGYYTALERTLFLDHCPDDYLRLWEANVEVHEAGLKLVRPGMRCCDIARELNEIFLRHDLLQYRTFGYGHSFGTLSHYYGREAGLELREDIDTVLEPGMVVSIEPMIMLPEGRPGAGGYREHDILIVNDSGAENITKFPYGPEHNIIRK; from the coding sequence ATGCAAATGCCCAAGACCCTGAAGATTCGTAATGGCGAAAAAGTCCAGCCGACTTTCTCTGCCCAGGAATATGCCGCTCGCCATGCCCGTCTGCGCGCCTACATGGCCGAGCACGACATCGAAGCCGCTATCTTCACCTCGTATCACAACGTCAACTACTACAGCGACTTCCTGTATTGCTCCTTTGGTCGTCCTTATGCGCTGGTGATCACCCAGGACAAGGTGGTGTCGATCAGCGCCAACATCGACGGTGGCCAACCCTGGCGCCGCACCGTGGGCACCGACAACATCGTCTACACCGACTGGCAGCGCGACAACTTCTTCGTCGCCATCCAGCAGGCCCTGCCGCTGGCGTCGCGCATCGGTGTGGAGTACGACCACCTCAACCTGCAGAACCACGCCAAGCTCGCCGCCTGCTACCCCAAGGCCGAATTGCTGGACATCGGTGCCCCGTGCATGCGCATGCGCATGATCAAGTCCGCCGAGGAGCAGGCCCTGATCCGTCATGGCGCGCGGGTGGCCGATATCGGTGGTGCAGCGGTTGTCGAGGCGTTGCGTGACCAGGTGCCGGAGTACGAAGTGGCATTGCACGCCACCCAGGCCATGGTTCGCGAGATCGCCAGAAGCTTCCCGGACGCTGAATTGATGGACACCTGGACCTGGTTCCAGTCCGGGCTCAACACCGACGGTGCCCATAACCCGGTCACCAGCCGCAAGGTCAACAAGGGCGATATCCTCAGCCTCAACTGCTTCCCGATGATCGCCGGCTACTACACGGCGCTGGAGCGCACACTGTTCCTCGACCACTGCCCGGACGATTACCTGCGCCTCTGGGAGGCCAACGTGGAAGTGCACGAGGCGGGGCTGAAGCTGGTACGCCCTGGCATGCGCTGCTGCGACATTGCCCGCGAGTTGAACGAGATTTTCCTGCGCCATGACCTGCTGCAGTACCGCACCTTCGGCTATGGCCACTCCTTCGGTACCCTCAGCCACTACTACGGCCGCGAAGCCGGGCTGGAGCTGCGCGAGGACATCGACACGGTGCTGGAGCCGGGGATGGTGGTGTCGATCGAGCCGATGATCATGTTGCCGGAAGGACGGCCGGGGGCGGGCGGGTATCGCGAGCACGACATTCTCATCGTCAATGACAGCGGTGCCGAGAACATCACCAAGTTCCCGTATGGGCCGGAGCACAACATCATTCGCAAGTAA
- a CDS encoding MFS transporter encodes MSSTTLNASTLDSASQSAERQALRKAARASFMGNFVEWFDYAAYGYLATIIAATFFPQTDKTTGLLATFAVFALSFLVRPLGGMVWGHFGDRHGRRNALSLSILIMSVSTFCIGLLPSYGQIGLWAPCLLLLIRLVQGFSASGEYAGASAFLAEYAPPGRRGLYTSIVPASTAAGLLFGATFVAVLHEVLSTEDLHSWGWRLPFLLAAPFGLVGRYIRMSLQDTPKFLEMEQRLESKACMTPAPIRELLSLHRRSLAIGIGVTCLNAVAFYLLLSYMPTYLSAEMGMSERDSFIASTVSLATYIGLIFLMGRLSDHFGRKTMLVVASLLFLGLTVPLFKLLDGQPLLVILAIQILFGAMLAMNDGTLPCLLAEIFPTRVRFSGFALCFNVANALFGGTAPFIATWLIQLTGSKLAPAGYLLAAALVALLAMLMCRETAHTALKD; translated from the coding sequence ATGTCCAGCACCACCCTGAATGCATCCACCCTCGACTCCGCCAGCCAGAGCGCCGAGCGCCAGGCCTTGCGCAAGGCCGCCCGTGCCAGCTTCATGGGCAACTTCGTCGAGTGGTTCGACTATGCCGCCTACGGCTACCTGGCCACCATCATTGCCGCGACCTTCTTCCCGCAGACCGACAAGACCACCGGCCTGTTGGCGACCTTCGCGGTGTTTGCCCTGTCATTCCTGGTTCGCCCGTTGGGCGGCATGGTCTGGGGGCATTTTGGTGACCGCCACGGGCGGCGCAACGCGCTATCGTTGTCGATCCTGATCATGTCGGTGTCGACCTTCTGTATCGGCCTGCTGCCGAGCTATGGGCAAATCGGCCTGTGGGCGCCTTGCCTGCTGCTGCTCATCCGTCTGGTACAAGGTTTTTCCGCCTCGGGCGAGTATGCCGGGGCCTCGGCCTTCCTGGCCGAATACGCGCCACCTGGGCGACGCGGTTTGTACACCAGCATCGTGCCGGCCAGTACTGCGGCAGGGCTGTTGTTCGGTGCAACCTTCGTGGCGGTGCTACACGAAGTACTCAGCACCGAAGACCTGCACAGCTGGGGCTGGCGCCTGCCGTTTCTGCTGGCCGCGCCGTTCGGCCTGGTGGGCCGCTACATCCGCATGAGTCTGCAGGACACGCCCAAGTTCCTGGAAATGGAGCAACGCCTGGAAAGCAAAGCCTGCATGACTCCGGCGCCGATCCGCGAACTGCTGTCTCTACACCGCCGTAGCCTGGCAATCGGCATCGGCGTGACCTGCCTGAATGCGGTGGCGTTCTACCTGCTGCTCAGTTACATGCCCACCTACCTGTCTGCCGAAATGGGCATGAGCGAGCGTGATTCGTTCATCGCCTCGACCGTGTCGCTGGCCACCTACATTGGCCTGATTTTCCTGATGGGGCGTTTGTCCGACCATTTCGGCCGCAAGACCATGCTGGTAGTGGCCTCGCTGTTGTTCCTCGGCCTCACGGTGCCGCTGTTCAAGCTGCTCGATGGCCAGCCGCTGCTGGTGATCCTGGCGATTCAGATTCTGTTCGGGGCAATGCTGGCGATGAATGACGGAACGCTGCCGTGCCTGCTGGCGGAAATCTTCCCGACCCGGGTGCGCTTCAGCGGCTTTGCCCTGTGCTTCAACGTGGCTAATGCGCTGTTCGGCGGCACCGCACCGTTCATTGCCACCTGGTTGATTCAGCTGACGGGCAGCAAGTTGGCGCCGGCGGGGTACTTGCTGGCTGCGGCGCTGGTGGCCTTGCTGGCGATGCTGATGTGCCGTGAGACGGCGCATACAGCCTTGAAGGACTGA
- a CDS encoding GlxA family transcriptional regulator → MVHPASTFSTQPTAKTFGFLVLPNFTTIGLASAVETLRMANLAARRTLFRTVLIAASDAPVMASNGMRVLPDHSIASSPALDALFVVGANPIDRERESNRPLIDWLRQLARQRLPLGGICTGSYLLARADLLKGYRCTIHWEDLQTLQEQFPGIVISSQLFELDRDRYTCSGGVAAMDMMLQLVARETGGQDIAAKAAELLLCDRVRGERERQRVPLRTLLGSAQPKLSQVVAIMEANLEEPLGLEELASLNEVTVRQLERLFHKHLQRTPSQYYLELRLSRARELLLRSDVQVREVALACGFSSPAHFSKSYSRFFGLSPLGERRQASLH, encoded by the coding sequence ATGGTCCACCCCGCTTCAACATTCAGTACGCAGCCCACGGCCAAGACCTTCGGTTTTCTGGTCCTGCCGAACTTCACCACCATCGGCCTGGCCTCGGCGGTGGAAACCTTGCGCATGGCCAACCTGGCGGCCCGCCGTACCTTGTTCCGCACCGTGCTGATCGCTGCCAGCGATGCGCCGGTGATGGCCAGTAATGGCATGCGCGTGTTGCCTGACCATAGCATCGCCAGCAGCCCGGCGCTGGATGCCTTGTTCGTGGTGGGTGCAAACCCGATCGACCGAGAACGTGAAAGCAATCGCCCGCTCATCGACTGGCTGCGCCAATTGGCCCGTCAACGCCTGCCGTTGGGAGGGATTTGTACCGGCAGCTATCTGCTGGCCCGAGCCGACCTGCTCAAAGGCTACCGCTGCACCATTCACTGGGAAGACCTGCAGACGCTGCAGGAGCAGTTTCCCGGCATCGTCATCTCCAGCCAGCTGTTCGAGCTCGACCGCGACCGTTATACCTGCTCGGGCGGGGTGGCGGCCATGGACATGATGCTGCAGCTGGTGGCCCGCGAAACCGGTGGCCAGGACATCGCCGCCAAGGCCGCCGAACTGCTGCTGTGCGACCGGGTACGCGGCGAACGGGAACGTCAGCGGGTGCCTCTGCGCACCTTGCTGGGTAGCGCCCAACCCAAGCTCAGCCAGGTGGTGGCGATCATGGAGGCCAACTTGGAAGAGCCACTGGGCCTGGAAGAGCTGGCCAGCCTCAACGAGGTGACCGTGCGCCAGCTGGAGCGCCTGTTCCACAAACACCTGCAGCGCACGCCCAGCCAGTACTACCTGGAGCTGCGCTTGTCGCGGGCGCGGGAGTTGTTGCTGCGCAGCGATGTGCAGGTGCGCGAGGTGGCCTTGGCCTGCGGGTTCAGTTCGCCGGCGCATTTTTCCAAGAGCTACAGCCGGTTCTTTGGCTTGTCGCCGCTGGGCGAGCGGCGGCAGGCTTCGTTGCACTGA
- a CDS encoding polysaccharide pyruvyl transferase family protein, with protein sequence MGPIKLYWCRGSGRKDPNRQNFGDYLSADIVEFVSGKKVEHAPVKSAELIAIGSVLGREKKAKIWGFPRKLHIWGAGTADSQDLFSSRHYYHAVRGKKCASRIQGSDRQPVLGDPGLLSSSLVNRPLQKNARIGIIPHINHRASPTIKALLQRLPGSKVIDVYSPVKQVLSEIAACEFVLSTSLHGLIVADSYGVPNQWMVMERNANWEFKFQDYYSAFGIHDPAPVTADQILQNPTWSVEACIGDYLRPGLGDIQENLIKAFPAL encoded by the coding sequence GTGGGGCCGATCAAGCTGTATTGGTGTCGCGGTAGCGGGCGCAAAGACCCGAACCGTCAGAATTTTGGGGATTACCTGTCTGCAGATATTGTGGAGTTTGTTTCCGGCAAGAAAGTCGAACACGCTCCGGTGAAGTCCGCCGAGCTAATTGCGATTGGCAGCGTGTTGGGGCGCGAGAAGAAGGCCAAAATCTGGGGCTTTCCGCGCAAGCTGCATATCTGGGGTGCAGGCACCGCAGATTCGCAAGACCTGTTCTCGAGCCGGCACTACTATCATGCGGTTCGCGGGAAGAAATGCGCATCCCGCATTCAAGGTTCCGACCGCCAGCCCGTCCTGGGCGACCCAGGCCTGCTTTCCTCTTCACTGGTCAACAGGCCATTACAGAAGAACGCGCGCATCGGCATCATTCCTCATATCAATCATCGTGCTTCTCCCACTATCAAGGCGCTATTGCAGCGTCTGCCGGGTTCGAAGGTCATTGATGTCTATTCGCCGGTAAAGCAAGTGCTGTCGGAGATCGCCGCCTGTGAGTTTGTACTGTCTACCAGCCTTCACGGGCTGATCGTTGCAGATTCCTATGGCGTGCCCAATCAATGGATGGTCATGGAACGAAATGCCAACTGGGAGTTCAAGTTCCAGGACTACTACTCGGCATTTGGCATCCATGACCCGGCACCGGTAACAGCCGATCAGATCCTGCAAAACCCCACCTGGTCTGTAGAAGCCTGTATTGGCGATTATCTGCGTCCTGGCCTTGGCGATATTCAGGAGAACCTGATCAAGGCATTCCCTGCGCTGTAA
- the pssA gene encoding CDP-diacylglycerol--serine O-phosphatidyltransferase: MNPESMLAALPGFVMPAESIQVLPDAAAYRACLLEHIKAATRRIVIVALYLQEDEAGQEVLDALYQAKAARPGLEIVIVVDWFRARRGLLGAGRQPGNAAWYQAQRQLRGLDVVIHGVPVQTRELFGVLHLKGSIIDDCVIYTGASLNNVYLHRFDRYRLDRYHLFHSPALADAMVDLVRRLLHHTATPRLDLPAPPANRGLRADIRRLRARLRRMAYDVTAGQQGEGVRVIPLLGVGRGNLLNRALCALMAAARSQIIISTPYFNPPRVLMREIDHALDRGVRIELIVGHRTANDFYIAPGEPFSASGALPYLYEDNLRAFARRRHAAIASGQLVVRVWNDPGHTFHAKGLWIDQRYSLLTGNNLNPRGFNLDLENGLLIDDPQGQWLTPREAELEGIRRHAPRIASATELGIQAEHPKEVRKFLRRLRYSRLEPLIKRVL, translated from the coding sequence GTGAACCCCGAATCCATGCTGGCGGCACTGCCAGGTTTCGTCATGCCCGCCGAGTCGATCCAGGTGCTGCCCGATGCCGCGGCCTATAGGGCCTGCTTGCTCGAGCACATCAAGGCGGCGACCCGGCGCATCGTCATCGTCGCCTTGTACTTGCAGGAGGACGAAGCCGGGCAGGAGGTGCTCGACGCGCTGTACCAGGCCAAGGCCGCGCGCCCTGGGCTGGAAATCGTCATCGTGGTCGACTGGTTCCGCGCCCGGCGCGGTCTGCTGGGGGCTGGGCGCCAGCCTGGTAACGCCGCGTGGTACCAGGCCCAGCGTCAGTTGCGTGGGCTGGACGTGGTGATCCACGGCGTTCCGGTGCAAACCCGCGAGCTGTTCGGCGTGTTGCACCTCAAAGGCAGCATCATCGACGATTGCGTGATCTACACAGGTGCCAGCCTGAACAACGTCTACCTGCACCGTTTCGACCGCTACCGGCTGGACCGTTACCACCTGTTCCACTCGCCGGCGCTGGCCGATGCCATGGTCGACCTGGTCCGGCGCCTGCTGCACCATACCGCCACGCCGCGCCTGGACCTGCCAGCCCCGCCTGCCAACCGTGGCTTGCGTGCCGACATTCGGCGCCTGCGCGCACGCTTGCGGCGTATGGCCTATGACGTAACGGCCGGCCAGCAGGGGGAGGGGGTGCGGGTGATACCGCTGCTCGGCGTCGGGCGCGGCAACCTGCTGAATCGGGCGCTGTGTGCGCTGATGGCAGCCGCCCGCTCGCAGATCATCATCAGCACACCGTACTTCAACCCGCCACGGGTACTGATGCGCGAGATCGACCATGCGCTGGACCGCGGCGTGCGTATCGAGCTGATCGTCGGCCACCGCACGGCCAACGACTTCTACATCGCCCCCGGTGAGCCGTTCAGCGCCAGCGGTGCCTTGCCGTACCTGTACGAAGACAACCTGCGCGCCTTTGCCCGGCGTCGCCATGCCGCGATTGCCAGTGGCCAGCTGGTGGTGCGGGTGTGGAACGACCCTGGGCATACCTTCCACGCCAAAGGGCTGTGGATCGACCAGCGCTACTCGCTGCTGACCGGCAACAACCTCAACCCGCGCGGGTTCAACCTGGACCTGGAAAACGGCTTGCTGATCGATGACCCCCAGGGCCAATGGCTCACACCTCGGGAAGCGGAGCTCGAAGGCATCCGCCGCCATGCACCCAGGATCGCCTCGGCGACCGAACTGGGCATCCAGGCCGAACATCCCAAAGAAGTGCGCAAATTTTTGCGCAGGCTGCGCTACAGTCGATTGGAGCCATTGATCAAGCGCGTGCTGTAA